In a genomic window of Phalacrocorax aristotelis chromosome 8, bGulAri2.1, whole genome shotgun sequence:
- the LOC142061490 gene encoding hepatitis A virus cellular receptor 2-like isoform X1 → MSSYFCMNWILLMLFTGPTVLGSLVKGKVGQSVTVPCFYTVERSQDITSMCWGRDRCPSSKCYRAIIWTDGQRVTERYNSRYMLKGNLSKGDVSLTIMNAEEADSGIYCCRVEISGWFNDQRTNLKVVIEKERTSTASPYTYTSEQTSAHGSTSESSFTIARTWPSVSASEAPQTTSGPCSSTSDCSDVTSNLQNMSVSRPSQQYSENGLYIGIGLCVVLLAILTLALLLTRQYFYNTKKMGDFANFIAYWRPKHAGNHSALEEEVHAEENIYIIH, encoded by the exons ATTGGATTCTTCTGATGCTTTTTACAG GCCCCACAGTATTGGGTTCACTTGTGAAAGGAAAGGTTGGTCAGAGTGTCACTGTGCCCTGCTTTTACACTGTGGAGAGGTCACAAGACATCACATCAATGTGCTGGGGTCGTGACAGGTGTCCTTCTTCAAAATGTTATCGGGCCATTATCTGGACAGACGGACAGAGGGTGACAGAGCGGTACAACAGCAGGTATATGTTGAAAGGGAACCTGTCAAAGGGCGATGTGTCCCTCACGATCATGAATGCTGAGGAAGCAGACAGTGGGATATACTGCTGCCGCGTGGAGATCTCAGGGTGGTTCAATGATCAGAGAACTAATCTCAAGGTTGTGATAGAAAAAG AAAGGACCTCTACTGCAAGTCCTTACACTTACACCTCTGAACAGACCTCAG CTCATGGGAGCACCAGCGAATCATCCTTTACCATCGCAAGAACATGGCCATCAGTTTCTGCTTCGGAAGCTCCTCAGACT ACCTCTGGTCCCTGCTCAAGCACCTCAGACTGCTCAGATGTAACCTCAAACCTGCAG AACATGTCTGTATCACGGCCTAGTCAGCAGTATTCAGAAAATGGGCTATACATTGGGATTGGTTTATGTGTGGTACTTCTAGCCATCCTCACTTTGGCTCTGCTCCTCACTAGAC AATACTTCTACAATACAAAGAAGATGGGTGACTTTGCAAA CTTCATTGCGTATTGGAGACCAAAACATGCAGGGAACCATAGCGCCCTGGAAGAAGAGGTCCATGCAGAGGAAAACATTTATATAATACACTAA
- the LOC142061490 gene encoding hepatitis A virus cellular receptor 2-like isoform X2, producing the protein MSSYFCMNWILLMLFTGPTVLGSLVKGKVGQSVTVPCFYTVERSQDITSMCWGRDRCPSSKCYRAIIWTDGQRVTERYNSRYMLKGNLSKGDVSLTIMNAEEADSGIYCCRVEISGWFNDQRTNLKVVIEKAHGSTSESSFTIARTWPSVSASEAPQTTSGPCSSTSDCSDVTSNLQNMSVSRPSQQYSENGLYIGIGLCVVLLAILTLALLLTRQYFYNTKKMGDFANFIAYWRPKHAGNHSALEEEVHAEENIYIIH; encoded by the exons ATTGGATTCTTCTGATGCTTTTTACAG GCCCCACAGTATTGGGTTCACTTGTGAAAGGAAAGGTTGGTCAGAGTGTCACTGTGCCCTGCTTTTACACTGTGGAGAGGTCACAAGACATCACATCAATGTGCTGGGGTCGTGACAGGTGTCCTTCTTCAAAATGTTATCGGGCCATTATCTGGACAGACGGACAGAGGGTGACAGAGCGGTACAACAGCAGGTATATGTTGAAAGGGAACCTGTCAAAGGGCGATGTGTCCCTCACGATCATGAATGCTGAGGAAGCAGACAGTGGGATATACTGCTGCCGCGTGGAGATCTCAGGGTGGTTCAATGATCAGAGAACTAATCTCAAGGTTGTGATAGAAAAAG CTCATGGGAGCACCAGCGAATCATCCTTTACCATCGCAAGAACATGGCCATCAGTTTCTGCTTCGGAAGCTCCTCAGACT ACCTCTGGTCCCTGCTCAAGCACCTCAGACTGCTCAGATGTAACCTCAAACCTGCAG AACATGTCTGTATCACGGCCTAGTCAGCAGTATTCAGAAAATGGGCTATACATTGGGATTGGTTTATGTGTGGTACTTCTAGCCATCCTCACTTTGGCTCTGCTCCTCACTAGAC AATACTTCTACAATACAAAGAAGATGGGTGACTTTGCAAA CTTCATTGCGTATTGGAGACCAAAACATGCAGGGAACCATAGCGCCCTGGAAGAAGAGGTCCATGCAGAGGAAAACATTTATATAATACACTAA